The following coding sequences lie in one Hoplias malabaricus isolate fHopMal1 chromosome 14, fHopMal1.hap1, whole genome shotgun sequence genomic window:
- the lmod1a gene encoding leiomodin 1a (smooth muscle) isoform X2: protein MSRRPPLSRSDAQLSEDSDFESVLASLSPEELEELQRELSLIDPDPSVPVGLRQKNQTEKQPTRGYDREAMLTYCERETKKLIERELSFEGEQKGEASRRRDRLRRMRSRDQRSFSRSRSREASDMDEDVNENEKSQEKILGDKNWGEIREDDFKGSNRKIGVQEMEKGKEETGDGNIKIEAENKKGKQNVVSRKELGSSKTSDLISKLQEKKDDSRKKENRDESKKAENSRTKGLISKLQGNKDVDERDNKEKESHVEKRFERRSKGLESKHEETKSQTEASRMGERRSRLRDWEECEVEEKKEREQEKNNEKRKLYSQRDITGKEREKEQDKDREKERDRWKERKKEQERKNETEKEQERLKDNKKEVVKKTEAYGRENCASGDDQSIKTEDDTEYDDEDDCLDSDTGSSMFDDLLEQVRSDDPELSELNINNSDVIKTDTLIQFAEGLRSNTHIKTFALANTRADDHVAFAIAGTLRNNTTLTEINLDSNHLTGKGILAIIESLQHNATLTQLRFHNQRHICGGKTEMEVAKILRDNKSLLKLGYHFELAGPRMTMTNILSRNMDLQRQKRLEARLAQQESQASSVPTSEVKKKDDLTPKLKGTPKTNQVEKKQSILTKASKFSHPPTAPKSSPMKPPPGSLPSKTTGGDSKASEVAAGSKENR, encoded by the exons AGAAAAACCAGACTGAGAAACAGCCCACCAGAGGATACGACCGAGAGGCCATGCTCACCTACTGCGAGAGAGAGACCAAGAAACTCATAGAGAGAGAGCTGTCCTTCGAG ggagAGCAGAAAGGGGAAGCCAGTCGCAGACGAGATCGGCTCAGGAGGATGAGGAGCAGGGACCAACGAAGCTTCTCTAGGTCACGAAGCCGTGAGGCGTCTGACATGGATGAGGatgtgaatgaaaatgaaaagagcCAAGAAAAAATACTTGGGGACAAAAACTGGGGAGAGATCAGAGAAGATGACTTTAAAGGGTCTAATAGAAAAATAGGTGTCCAAGAAATGGAGAAGGGAAAAGAGGAAACTGGTGATGGGAACATAAAAATAGaagcagaaaacaaaaaaggaaaacagaatGTGGTATCTAGGAAAGAGCTTGGTAGCAGCAAGACCTCAGACCTAATATCCAAGCTTCAAGAGAAAAAGGATGATAGCAGGAAGAAAGAGAATAGAGACGAAAGCAAAAAGGCAGAAAACTCAAGAACCAAGGGCTTAATATCCAAACTACAGGGTAATAAAGATGTGGATGAAAGAGacaataaagaaaaagagagcCATGTGGAAAAAAGATTTGAGAGAAGATCAAAAGGCCTTGAGTCCAAGCATGAGGAAACAAAGAGCCAAACAGAAGCCAGCAGAATGGGAGAAAGGAGGAGCAGACTTAGAGATTGGGAAGAATGTGAagtggaggaaaagaaagaaagggaacaagagaagaacaatgAGAAACGAAAATTATATTCTCAAAGAGACATAAccggaaaagagagagagaaagaacaagacaaagacagagagaaagagcgagatagatggaaagagagaaagaaagaacaggagagaaagaatgagacagagaaagaacaagagagatTGAAAGATAACAAGAAAGAAGTAGTGAAAAAAACTGAAGCTTACGGCAGAGAGAACTGCGCTAGTGGAGATGATCAGTCTATCAAAACAGAGGATGACACAGAGTACGATGATGAAGACGattgtttggacagtgataCTGGCTCAAGTATGTTTGATGACCTCTTGGAGCAGGTTCGTAGTGATGACCCTGAACTTTCAGAGCTCAACATAAACAATTCAGATGTTATTAAGACAGACACGCTGATCCAGTTTGCTGAAGGACTTCGCAGCAACACTCACATTAAAACATTTGCTCTTGCCAACACAAGAGCAGACGATCATGTAGCATTTGCTATTGCTGGGACTTTACGAAACAACACTACACTGACCGAAATCAATCTGGATTCAAATCATCTCACTGGGAAAGGCATCCTGGCTATCATTGAGTCTTTGCAGCACAATGCTACTCTCACACAGCTTCGGTTTCACAACCAGAGACACATCTGTGGAGGGAAGACTGAGATGGAGGTGGCTAAGATTCTCCGGGACAATAAGTCATTACTCAAGCTGGGGTATCACTTTGAGCTGGCTGGACCGAGGATGACCATGACCAACATCCTCAGCCGTAATATGGACCTCCAGCGGCAGAAGCGTCTGGAAGCACGACTTGCTCAACAGGAAAGTCAAGCTAGCTCAGTGCCAACTAGTGAAGTGAAAAAGAAAGATGATTTAACACCCAAGCTCAAGGGGACACCAAAGACAAATCAAGTTGAGAAAAAGCAATCCATATTAACAAAGGCTTCCAAATTTAGCCATCCTCCCACAGCCCCTAAATCCTCTCCAATGAAACCCCCACCTGGTTCCCTGCCCTCAAAGACAACAG GTGGAGATTCCAAAGCGTCTGAGGTAGCAGCTGGAAGCAAGGAAAACAGATGA
- the lmod1a gene encoding leiomodin 1a (smooth muscle) isoform X1 — protein MSRRPPLSRSDAQLSEDSDFESVLASLSPEELEELQRELSLIDPDPSVPVGLRQKNQTEKQPTRGYDREAMLTYCERETKKLIERELSFEGEQKGEASRRRDRLRRMRSRDQRSFSRSRSREASDMDEDVNENEKSQEKILGDKNWGEIREDDFKGSNRKIGVQEMEKGKEETGDGNIKIEAENKKGKQNVVSRKELGSSKTSDLISKLQEKKDDSRKKENRDESKKAENSRTKGLISKLQGNKDVDERDNKEKESHVEKRFERRSKGLESKHEETKSQTEASRMGERRSRLRDWEECEVEEKKEREQEKNNEKRKLYSQRDITGKEREKEQDKDREKERDRWKERKKEQERKNETEKEQERLKDNKKEVVKKTEAYGRENCASGDDQSIKTEDDTEYDDEDDCLDSDTGSSMFDDLLEQVRSDDPELSELNINNSDVIKTDTLIQFAEGLRSNTHIKTFALANTRADDHVAFAIAGTLRNNTTLTEINLDSNHLTGKGILAIIESLQHNATLTQLRFHNQRHICGGKTEMEVAKILRDNKSLLKLGYHFELAGPRMTMTNILSRNMDLQRQKRLEARLAQQESQASSVPTSEVKKKDDLTPKLKGTPKTNQVEKKQSILTKASKFSHPPTAPKSSPMKPPPGSLPSKTTGKKCGVSKTESNSRSPPPPAPPAPPAPPAPALDVQALRRSLTPVSQRKQDSSSVSGHRIEKSSRDQLLDSIRNTNMSTLKRVEIPKRLR, from the exons AGAAAAACCAGACTGAGAAACAGCCCACCAGAGGATACGACCGAGAGGCCATGCTCACCTACTGCGAGAGAGAGACCAAGAAACTCATAGAGAGAGAGCTGTCCTTCGAG ggagAGCAGAAAGGGGAAGCCAGTCGCAGACGAGATCGGCTCAGGAGGATGAGGAGCAGGGACCAACGAAGCTTCTCTAGGTCACGAAGCCGTGAGGCGTCTGACATGGATGAGGatgtgaatgaaaatgaaaagagcCAAGAAAAAATACTTGGGGACAAAAACTGGGGAGAGATCAGAGAAGATGACTTTAAAGGGTCTAATAGAAAAATAGGTGTCCAAGAAATGGAGAAGGGAAAAGAGGAAACTGGTGATGGGAACATAAAAATAGaagcagaaaacaaaaaaggaaaacagaatGTGGTATCTAGGAAAGAGCTTGGTAGCAGCAAGACCTCAGACCTAATATCCAAGCTTCAAGAGAAAAAGGATGATAGCAGGAAGAAAGAGAATAGAGACGAAAGCAAAAAGGCAGAAAACTCAAGAACCAAGGGCTTAATATCCAAACTACAGGGTAATAAAGATGTGGATGAAAGAGacaataaagaaaaagagagcCATGTGGAAAAAAGATTTGAGAGAAGATCAAAAGGCCTTGAGTCCAAGCATGAGGAAACAAAGAGCCAAACAGAAGCCAGCAGAATGGGAGAAAGGAGGAGCAGACTTAGAGATTGGGAAGAATGTGAagtggaggaaaagaaagaaagggaacaagagaagaacaatgAGAAACGAAAATTATATTCTCAAAGAGACATAAccggaaaagagagagagaaagaacaagacaaagacagagagaaagagcgagatagatggaaagagagaaagaaagaacaggagagaaagaatgagacagagaaagaacaagagagatTGAAAGATAACAAGAAAGAAGTAGTGAAAAAAACTGAAGCTTACGGCAGAGAGAACTGCGCTAGTGGAGATGATCAGTCTATCAAAACAGAGGATGACACAGAGTACGATGATGAAGACGattgtttggacagtgataCTGGCTCAAGTATGTTTGATGACCTCTTGGAGCAGGTTCGTAGTGATGACCCTGAACTTTCAGAGCTCAACATAAACAATTCAGATGTTATTAAGACAGACACGCTGATCCAGTTTGCTGAAGGACTTCGCAGCAACACTCACATTAAAACATTTGCTCTTGCCAACACAAGAGCAGACGATCATGTAGCATTTGCTATTGCTGGGACTTTACGAAACAACACTACACTGACCGAAATCAATCTGGATTCAAATCATCTCACTGGGAAAGGCATCCTGGCTATCATTGAGTCTTTGCAGCACAATGCTACTCTCACACAGCTTCGGTTTCACAACCAGAGACACATCTGTGGAGGGAAGACTGAGATGGAGGTGGCTAAGATTCTCCGGGACAATAAGTCATTACTCAAGCTGGGGTATCACTTTGAGCTGGCTGGACCGAGGATGACCATGACCAACATCCTCAGCCGTAATATGGACCTCCAGCGGCAGAAGCGTCTGGAAGCACGACTTGCTCAACAGGAAAGTCAAGCTAGCTCAGTGCCAACTAGTGAAGTGAAAAAGAAAGATGATTTAACACCCAAGCTCAAGGGGACACCAAAGACAAATCAAGTTGAGAAAAAGCAATCCATATTAACAAAGGCTTCCAAATTTAGCCATCCTCCCACAGCCCCTAAATCCTCTCCAATGAAACCCCCACCTGGTTCCCTGCCCTCAAAGACAACAGGTAAGAAATGTGGGGTTTCGAAAACAGAGTCGAATTCACGATCCCCACCTCCCCCTGCTCCCCCGGCTCCTCCTGCACCCCCTGCTCCAGCACTGGATGTTCAGGCCCTGCGGAGGTCATTGACCCCTGTCTCACAGCGCAAACAAGACAGCAGCTCAGTTTCAGGCCATAGAATAGAAAAGAGCTCCAGAGATCAGCTGCTGGATTCCATCAGGAACACTAACATGAGCACTCTCAAGAGG GTGGAGATTCCAAAGCGTCTGAGGTAG